Proteins from one Phyllobacterium zundukense genomic window:
- the thrS gene encoding threonine--tRNA ligase: MSQTVAKTVSMQFPDGSKREYDAAMTGAELAESISKSLAKKAVAYAVDGTVRDLSDPLQASGAIEILTREDPRALELIRHDCAHVLAEAVQELFPGTQVTIGPVIENGFYYDFAKNEPFTPDDLPVIEKKMREIIARNKPFTKEIWSREKARKVFAEKGEAYKVELVDAIPEGQDLKIYRQGDWYDLCRGPHMVSTGQIGNSFKLMKVAGAYWRGDSNNPMLSRIYGTAFTNDADLNSYLHMLEEAEKRDHRRLGREMDLFHFQEEGPGVVFWHPKGWKMFQSLVSYMRRRLDSHGYSEVNAPQVLDKSLWETSGHWGWYRDNMFKVTVAGDETDDERVFALKPMNCPGHVMIFKHGLKSYRDLPVKLAEFGNVHRYEPSGALHGLMRVRGFTQDDAHIFCTDEQMAAECLRINDLILTTYADFGFEGITVKLSTRPDKRVGSDELWDRAEEVMGQVLKTIEQQSGGKIKTSINPGEGAFYGPKFEYVLRDAIGRDWQCGTTQVDFNLPERFGAFYIDSTSEKKQPVMIHRAICGSMERFLGILIENYSGHMPLWFAPVQVVVATITSEADEYGKQVAKELKAAGLQVITDFRNEKINYKVREHSLQKVPVILVCGMREAEERSVNMRRLGSQNQTSLKLDEAIQQLRSEATPPDLLRAAAE, translated from the coding sequence ATGTCACAAACAGTTGCCAAAACTGTATCCATGCAATTCCCCGATGGCTCAAAGCGCGAATATGACGCTGCCATGACCGGCGCGGAACTTGCTGAATCCATTTCCAAATCACTTGCCAAGAAAGCTGTCGCCTATGCGGTGGATGGCACTGTGCGCGATCTATCCGATCCGTTGCAGGCTTCAGGTGCGATCGAGATACTGACGCGGGAAGATCCGCGCGCGCTGGAATTGATCCGGCATGATTGCGCCCATGTTCTCGCCGAGGCCGTGCAGGAGTTGTTTCCGGGAACGCAGGTCACTATCGGCCCGGTGATCGAGAATGGCTTTTACTACGATTTCGCCAAGAACGAACCATTTACTCCGGATGATCTGCCGGTGATCGAGAAGAAGATGCGGGAGATCATTGCCCGCAACAAGCCGTTCACGAAGGAAATCTGGTCACGCGAGAAAGCGCGCAAGGTTTTCGCCGAGAAGGGCGAGGCGTATAAGGTGGAACTCGTCGATGCCATTCCCGAAGGCCAGGATCTGAAGATCTATCGCCAAGGTGATTGGTACGATCTTTGCCGCGGCCCGCACATGGTCTCGACCGGCCAAATTGGCAATTCCTTCAAACTGATGAAGGTTGCGGGAGCCTACTGGCGCGGCGACAGCAACAATCCGATGCTGAGCCGTATCTATGGGACGGCTTTCACCAACGATGCCGATCTGAACTCCTATCTGCATATGCTGGAGGAGGCGGAGAAGCGCGACCACCGACGTCTCGGGCGTGAAATGGACCTGTTCCACTTCCAGGAAGAGGGTCCGGGCGTCGTATTCTGGCATCCGAAAGGCTGGAAGATGTTCCAAAGCCTCGTCAGCTACATGCGGCGCCGGCTGGACAGTCATGGTTACAGCGAAGTCAATGCACCGCAGGTGCTCGACAAATCGCTGTGGGAAACGTCCGGTCATTGGGGATGGTACCGTGACAATATGTTCAAGGTCACGGTCGCCGGCGATGAAACTGATGACGAGCGGGTATTCGCGCTGAAGCCGATGAACTGCCCCGGCCACGTCATGATCTTCAAGCATGGTCTGAAGTCATACCGCGATCTGCCGGTAAAGCTCGCGGAATTCGGCAACGTACATCGCTATGAGCCATCAGGCGCGCTGCACGGTCTGATGCGGGTGCGTGGATTCACCCAGGACGATGCGCACATCTTCTGCACGGATGAGCAGATGGCTGCGGAATGCCTGCGGATCAACGATCTGATTCTCACGACTTATGCCGACTTTGGCTTCGAAGGCATCACGGTCAAGCTCTCAACGCGTCCCGACAAACGTGTCGGTTCGGATGAGTTGTGGGATCGTGCCGAAGAAGTCATGGGCCAGGTGCTCAAGACGATCGAGCAACAGTCTGGCGGCAAGATCAAGACGTCGATCAACCCGGGCGAGGGCGCATTTTATGGTCCCAAGTTCGAATATGTGCTGCGCGATGCTATCGGGCGTGACTGGCAATGCGGCACGACGCAGGTGGATTTCAACCTTCCGGAACGTTTCGGCGCTTTCTACATCGACTCCACATCGGAAAAGAAGCAGCCGGTGATGATCCATCGCGCCATATGCGGTTCGATGGAACGTTTTCTCGGCATCCTGATCGAGAACTATTCGGGTCATATGCCGCTGTGGTTTGCACCTGTGCAAGTCGTGGTCGCAACGATCACCTCCGAAGCCGATGAATATGGCAAGCAGGTCGCCAAGGAGCTGAAGGCAGCCGGTCTGCAAGTCATCACCGACTTCCGGAACGAGAAGATCAACTACAAGGTGCGCGAGCATTCCTTGCAGAAGGTGCCGGTCATACTTGTTTGCGGGATGCGCGAAGCCGAGGAGCGTTCGGTCAATATGCGCCGCCTCGGTTCGCAGAACCAGACGTCGCTGAAGCTGGACGAGGCGATCCAGCAGCTTAGAAGCGAAGCGACGCCGCCAGACTTGTTACGAGCAGCTGCCGAATAG
- a CDS encoding HpcH/HpaI aldolase/citrate lyase family protein — protein sequence MRSLLFVPGDSEKKLEKGLTSGADVLLIDLEDSVSNERKEAARKIAAEFLAANRDRPSPRLFVRINDLASGLADDDLAVVMPSLPHGILLPKSNSGKDVTRLSAKLNVHEARAGVAEGSTKIIAIITETAIGTLSAASYPGASTRLIGLSWGAEDLSAAIGARTARDESGCYTDVFRMARAVTILGASAADVASIDTVYINYRDNEGLARECTEAERDGFTAKLAIHPAQVPIINHAFTPSPESVAQARRIVDAFAADPAAGVIGIDGEMVDLPHLRRAERLIARSAG from the coding sequence ATGCGCTCGCTCTTGTTCGTTCCGGGCGATTCGGAAAAGAAGCTGGAGAAGGGCTTGACCAGCGGGGCCGACGTGTTGCTGATCGACCTCGAGGATTCGGTGAGCAACGAGCGCAAGGAAGCGGCACGAAAGATAGCCGCCGAGTTTCTTGCTGCAAACCGAGACAGGCCCTCGCCGCGCCTGTTCGTTCGCATCAATGACCTCGCCAGCGGTCTGGCCGATGACGATCTAGCGGTCGTCATGCCATCCCTGCCCCATGGCATTCTCCTGCCAAAATCCAACAGCGGCAAGGATGTGACGCGGCTCTCGGCCAAACTCAACGTTCACGAAGCGCGTGCCGGCGTCGCGGAAGGCTCGACAAAGATAATCGCCATCATCACCGAAACTGCGATCGGGACACTTTCGGCGGCGAGTTATCCTGGCGCATCAACCCGTTTGATTGGCTTGAGCTGGGGGGCGGAAGACTTGTCCGCCGCGATTGGTGCCCGTACCGCCCGCGATGAGTCCGGATGTTATACGGATGTCTTCCGGATGGCTCGGGCAGTGACAATCCTCGGCGCATCGGCAGCAGATGTTGCGTCGATTGACACGGTCTATATCAACTACCGCGATAATGAAGGGCTCGCGCGTGAGTGCACCGAAGCTGAACGCGACGGGTTCACCGCCAAGCTTGCCATTCATCCGGCACAGGTACCGATCATCAATCACGCGTTTACACCGTCACCGGAGTCCGTAGCGCAAGCCCGGCGGATAGTAGACGCGTTCGCCGCTGATCCGGCTGCCGGTGTGATCGGTATCGATGGCGAGATGGTCGACCTTCCGCATCTGCGACGGGCGGAGCGGCTTATTGCTCGTTCAGCCGGCTGA
- a CDS encoding lysophospholipid acyltransferase family protein — translation MQFPELSYANDTQTRLTQWLIRAIEGLSGRNYYAGLYNTWRSDIVPAGIDVFCRMMDLINIRLDVQDQWPPQNLPDTPLVIIANHPFGIGDGIASLALAEQLGRPFRVLINNDLMKVPEIRPYALPVCFDETKEAVTMNMATRHEAVRLLKQGVTIVVFPAGGVATAPKGFGRAEDLPWKIFPAKLVQQAKASVIPVYFGGQNGRFFHLASKVSMTLRISLLIREFRRLSGKAINVRIGRVIGWEELKPLEDRKLLLEHLYNAVFSLQPKTS, via the coding sequence GTGCAGTTTCCAGAGCTTTCTTATGCCAACGACACGCAGACCCGCCTGACCCAATGGCTCATTCGGGCCATCGAAGGCCTTTCCGGTCGCAACTATTATGCCGGGCTCTATAATACTTGGCGGAGCGACATCGTTCCCGCGGGTATCGATGTTTTCTGTCGCATGATGGATCTGATCAACATCCGGCTCGATGTTCAGGACCAGTGGCCACCGCAAAATCTGCCCGATACACCCTTGGTGATCATCGCCAACCATCCCTTTGGCATCGGCGACGGCATCGCGTCTCTGGCATTGGCCGAGCAACTCGGCCGGCCGTTCCGTGTTCTCATCAACAATGATCTGATGAAGGTGCCGGAAATTCGCCCCTATGCGCTTCCTGTTTGTTTCGACGAAACCAAGGAAGCAGTGACGATGAACATGGCGACCCGTCACGAGGCTGTGCGGCTTTTGAAACAAGGCGTGACGATCGTCGTCTTTCCTGCCGGCGGAGTTGCGACAGCGCCCAAGGGCTTTGGCCGGGCAGAGGATTTGCCCTGGAAGATTTTTCCGGCAAAGCTTGTACAGCAAGCCAAGGCATCGGTAATTCCGGTCTATTTTGGCGGACAGAACGGGCGCTTCTTCCACCTCGCGAGCAAAGTTTCGATGACCTTGCGTATTTCGCTGCTGATACGCGAATTTCGCAGATTGTCCGGTAAGGCAATCAATGTGCGGATCGGCCGGGTTATCGGCTGGGAGGAATTGAAGCCGCTGGAAGACCGCAAGCTATTGCTCGAACATCTTTACAATGCGGTTTTCTCGCTGCAGCCCAAGACTTCTTGA
- a CDS encoding flavin reductase family protein — protein sequence MFYKYEDGHGLPHDPLKAIVAPRPIGWISSRSKEGKVNLAPYSFFNMISTKPCLIMFCSEGHKDSVSFIEETGEFAANLVSANLSVAMNATSVNAPRGVSEFEYSGLTPVDCTLIDAPRVAEAFSTLECVVTEIRNPKDRHGNPVASIMVIGEVVGVHISEDILTNGLVDMTKAQPVSRLGYMDFASVSETFQMFRPRWDESAG from the coding sequence ATGTTTTACAAATACGAGGACGGCCACGGCCTGCCGCATGATCCATTGAAGGCTATCGTTGCCCCGCGACCGATTGGATGGATCTCAAGCCGCTCGAAGGAAGGCAAGGTCAATCTTGCGCCATACTCCTTTTTCAACATGATCAGCACCAAGCCCTGTCTCATCATGTTTTGTTCTGAAGGCCACAAGGACAGCGTGTCGTTTATCGAGGAGACAGGCGAGTTCGCCGCCAATCTGGTCAGCGCGAACCTCTCCGTTGCCATGAACGCAACGTCGGTGAATGCACCGCGCGGTGTCAGCGAGTTCGAATATTCCGGACTGACGCCGGTCGACTGCACGTTAATCGATGCGCCGCGTGTGGCTGAAGCCTTTTCGACGCTCGAATGCGTCGTGACTGAAATCCGCAATCCGAAAGATCGCCACGGTAACCCGGTGGCTTCGATCATGGTCATCGGCGAAGTGGTTGGCGTGCATATCAGCGAAGACATCCTGACCAACGGCCTCGTGGACATGACAAAAGCCCAGCCGGTTTCACGCCTCGGCTATATGGATTTCGCGTCTGTTTCCGAGACGTTCCAGATGTTTCGCCCAAGGTGGGATGAATCAGCCGGCTGA
- the yidD gene encoding membrane protein insertion efficiency factor YidD — MSEDPAHDHTTKIVSKYSRNWQGSWQKTPGRLLGTGLIRLYQLTLSGFVGNSCRHIPTCSEYAYESVARYGLWTGGWMGLFRFVRCGPGGTHGLDPVPAELDGRFVWYMPWRFWSLHRPQS; from the coding sequence ATGTCTGAAGACCCTGCACACGATCATACAACAAAAATTGTCAGCAAATATTCGCGTAACTGGCAAGGATCCTGGCAGAAAACGCCCGGACGTCTGTTGGGGACAGGGCTGATCAGGCTCTATCAACTTACCTTGTCCGGATTTGTTGGAAATTCCTGCCGCCATATTCCAACCTGCTCGGAATATGCTTACGAATCCGTCGCCCGATATGGCCTGTGGACAGGAGGCTGGATGGGTCTCTTCCGGTTTGTCCGCTGCGGCCCCGGCGGTACGCATGGGCTCGATCCGGTGCCGGCCGAACTGGACGGGCGGTTTGTATGGTATATGCCCTGGCGTTTTTGGAGCCTTCACCGCCCTCAGTCTTGA
- a CDS encoding DUF2336 domain-containing protein: protein MSVQHYLKMIDNVSVAQRCHAAAALAHIYLHSDLDFDERCATETVLTLLLDDPSPKVRLALADVFSTSAHAPIHIVAGLARDQIEIATYMLARSVLLSDADLIDCVAGGSGDAQKVIAARPRVSIAVSAAIIEIGETIAVLELLANTQAQIADISFRRLIERLGHVAEIRALLVDNERLPADCRHALAICIAEALCQMDIVVALMGERRARRVTQEACVKASISLVAETRVEEYPALIEHLQLRGDLTTAFVIRIVACGKIDFFGAILVMLSGYSLPRVRSLLIDGRATALCALFSAAGLPATTHQPLRVALNSWHGVANGKLVINSQEIVRRMIEQVAPATNGTVPAAANDDMLSLLKRIYLEAIREDARDHATAIAAA, encoded by the coding sequence ATGTCGGTACAGCACTATCTGAAAATGATCGATAATGTTTCGGTTGCGCAGCGTTGCCATGCGGCGGCTGCGTTGGCCCATATCTACCTGCATTCCGACCTCGATTTTGACGAACGTTGTGCCACAGAGACTGTACTGACGCTGCTCCTGGACGATCCTTCGCCAAAAGTGCGGTTGGCGCTGGCCGATGTGTTTTCCACAAGCGCTCACGCACCGATCCACATCGTTGCAGGTCTTGCCCGCGATCAGATAGAGATCGCCACCTATATGCTTGCGCGATCCGTCCTTCTCAGCGATGCCGATCTGATCGATTGTGTTGCTGGCGGAAGTGGCGACGCACAGAAAGTCATAGCGGCGAGGCCGAGGGTATCAATTGCGGTCAGCGCTGCAATCATTGAGATCGGCGAGACCATTGCTGTGCTGGAACTTCTGGCCAACACCCAGGCGCAGATAGCCGACATCAGCTTTCGCCGCTTGATCGAGCGCCTTGGTCATGTGGCTGAAATTCGTGCGCTCCTTGTCGACAATGAGCGACTGCCCGCAGATTGCCGCCATGCCTTGGCAATCTGCATTGCTGAGGCGCTGTGCCAGATGGACATTGTCGTGGCATTGATGGGCGAGCGGCGGGCCAGGCGCGTCACGCAGGAAGCTTGCGTCAAAGCATCGATAAGCCTTGTGGCGGAGACCCGCGTTGAGGAATATCCGGCACTGATCGAGCACCTGCAGTTGCGCGGTGACCTCACGACTGCATTCGTCATCAGGATCGTTGCATGCGGAAAGATCGATTTCTTCGGTGCGATCCTTGTTATGCTCTCGGGCTATAGCCTACCGCGGGTGCGAAGCCTTTTGATCGATGGCCGGGCCACGGCACTGTGTGCATTGTTCAGTGCTGCAGGGCTTCCCGCGACCACGCATCAGCCGCTGCGAGTGGCGCTCAACAGTTGGCACGGCGTTGCCAATGGCAAGCTGGTTATCAATTCCCAGGAAATTGTGCGCAGAATGATCGAGCAGGTCGCACCGGCTACCAATGGCACTGTTCCTGCCGCCGCGAATGATGACATGCTATCGCTGCTCAAGAGGATATATCTTGAGGCAATTCGGGAAGATGCGCGCGATCATGCAACGGCAATTGCCGCCGCTTAA
- a CDS encoding MaoC family dehydratase, which yields MAGLYLEDFEIGHVFQHPLHKTVTESDNMLFSVMTLNPQPLHIDFEYASKTEWGKPLVNSLFTLGLMIGISVNDTTVGTTIANLGMTDVTFPAPLFHGDTVRVETQVISARKSKSKPDRGIVEFEHRAFNQFGVLVAKCTRQAMMKSKAAA from the coding sequence ATGGCAGGGCTATATCTGGAAGACTTTGAAATCGGACATGTATTCCAGCACCCGCTGCACAAGACTGTCACCGAGAGCGACAACATGCTGTTTTCGGTCATGACCCTCAATCCGCAGCCACTGCATATCGATTTCGAATATGCCAGCAAGACAGAATGGGGCAAGCCGCTGGTGAATTCGTTGTTCACGCTCGGCTTGATGATCGGAATTTCGGTCAACGATACAACGGTTGGCACGACGATTGCCAATCTTGGCATGACCGACGTGACATTCCCTGCCCCGCTGTTTCATGGCGATACGGTGCGGGTCGAAACCCAGGTGATCTCGGCCAGGAAATCCAAATCAAAGCCGGATCGGGGCATCGTCGAATTCGAGCACCGGGCTTTCAATCAATTCGGTGTACTTGTCGCGAAATGCACACGGCAAGCCATGATGAAATCGAAGGCCGCCGCCTGA
- a CDS encoding iron-sulfur cluster assembly scaffold protein, with product MINDVYNTRILEFAGNIQRLGRLDQPDASATAHSKLCGSTVTVDLKVNDGVVSDFAHDVKACALGQASSSIMARHVIGATAQELRDVRDRMFKMLKENGTPPEGRFEDLKFLEPVRDYKARHNSTMLTFDAVVDCLDQIEKKNAEAAA from the coding sequence ATGATCAATGACGTCTACAATACGCGTATTCTGGAGTTTGCCGGAAATATCCAGCGGCTCGGGCGCCTCGATCAGCCGGACGCGTCAGCCACCGCTCACTCAAAGCTTTGCGGCTCGACTGTTACCGTCGACCTGAAGGTGAACGATGGCGTCGTTTCAGATTTCGCCCATGATGTGAAGGCTTGTGCGTTGGGGCAGGCTTCGTCATCGATCATGGCGCGGCATGTCATCGGCGCGACGGCACAGGAACTGCGCGACGTCAGGGACCGAATGTTCAAGATGCTGAAGGAAAACGGTACGCCGCCGGAAGGCAGGTTCGAAGATCTGAAGTTTCTTGAGCCGGTGCGCGATTATAAAGCGCGTCATAATTCCACGATGCTGACCTTTGACGCCGTGGTGGATTGCCTTGATCAGATCGAGAAGAAAAACGCCGAAGCCGCAGCGTAG
- a CDS encoding 3-methyl-2-oxobutanoate dehydrogenase (2-methylpropanoyl-transferring) subunit alpha, with amino-acid sequence MSDDGSLGELGPLGLHVPEPAVRPGGAPDFSNVVLDEAGAIRRPEVDANPEDIRDLAFSIIRVLNRDGEAVGPWAGLLTDDQLIEGLRHMMTLRTFDARMQIAQRQGKTSFYMQHLGEEAVSCAFRKALAPGDMNFPTYRQAGLLIADDYPMVEMMCQIYSNERDPLKGRQLPIMYSSKEHGFFSISGNLATQYIQAVGWAMASAIKHDTKIAAGWIGDGSTAESDFHASLVFASTYKAPIVLNIVNNQWAISTFQGIARGGSGTFAARGLGFGIPALRVDGNDYLAVFAVAKWAIERARRNLGPTLIEYVTYRAGAHSTSDDPSAYRPKTESDAWPLGDPVIRLKNHLIGRGVWSDDRHKQTEAEILDTVVAAQKEAESFGTLHAGGKPSARDMFEGVYEQMPPHLRRQRQQAGV; translated from the coding sequence ATGTCCGATGATGGTTCCCTTGGTGAACTTGGTCCGCTTGGCCTGCACGTGCCCGAACCGGCGGTGCGGCCCGGCGGTGCGCCGGATTTTTCCAATGTGGTGCTTGATGAGGCCGGCGCAATACGGCGCCCAGAAGTCGACGCAAACCCCGAGGATATACGCGACCTGGCTTTCTCTATCATTCGGGTACTGAATCGCGACGGTGAAGCCGTCGGCCCTTGGGCGGGTCTATTGACCGACGATCAGTTGATCGAGGGGCTGCGCCACATGATGACGCTGCGGACCTTCGACGCACGGATGCAGATCGCCCAGCGCCAAGGCAAAACCTCGTTTTATATGCAGCATCTTGGCGAAGAAGCCGTGAGCTGCGCCTTTCGCAAGGCGCTTGCGCCCGGCGACATGAATTTCCCGACGTACCGACAGGCGGGCCTGTTGATTGCTGATGACTATCCGATGGTCGAGATGATGTGCCAGATCTACTCCAACGAGCGCGATCCACTTAAAGGCCGCCAGCTGCCGATCATGTATTCATCGAAAGAGCATGGCTTCTTTTCAATTTCGGGAAACCTGGCGACGCAATATATCCAGGCAGTTGGGTGGGCGATGGCATCGGCCATCAAGCATGACACCAAGATTGCGGCTGGATGGATTGGCGATGGGTCTACGGCCGAATCCGATTTCCATGCATCGCTGGTGTTCGCTTCGACCTACAAAGCGCCGATCGTGCTGAACATCGTCAACAACCAGTGGGCGATTTCTACTTTTCAGGGCATTGCACGAGGCGGCTCGGGCACATTTGCGGCGCGTGGTCTCGGATTTGGCATTCCGGCTTTGCGTGTCGACGGTAACGACTATCTGGCGGTTTTTGCGGTGGCAAAATGGGCGATCGAGCGCGCCCGGCGCAATCTCGGGCCCACGCTGATCGAGTATGTTACCTACCGCGCCGGCGCGCATTCCACCTCCGATGATCCATCGGCATATCGGCCCAAAACAGAATCCGATGCCTGGCCACTGGGTGACCCTGTCATCCGGCTGAAGAACCATCTGATCGGGCGCGGTGTCTGGTCCGATGATCGCCACAAGCAGACGGAGGCGGAAATTCTCGACACTGTCGTTGCAGCACAAAAAGAAGCGGAAAGCTTCGGCACATTGCATGCGGGGGGCAAGCCATCCGCCCGCGACATGTTCGAGGGTGTCTACGAGCAGATGCCGCCGCATCTGCGTCGCCAGCGCCAGCAGGCGGGGGTCTGA
- a CDS encoding nitroreductase, which yields MDTSAPNSIIEFLSTRSSTPISAIGLPGPSDDEIQTMIRIASRVPDHGRLTPWRFILYRGEARVQIGKYLAALAEEREGPLTEQRRDQELKRFARAPLVIGVVFSPVEHHIPEWEQFLSSGAAAMKLVLAANALGYATNWISNWYASDEKGRALLGLAPHERVTGFVHIGTCAQKVPERPRPEIKDILTEYSGPWEG from the coding sequence ATGGATACATCTGCTCCCAATTCGATCATAGAATTCCTGTCAACCCGCAGTTCAACACCCATCTCGGCCATTGGTCTTCCGGGGCCCTCGGATGATGAAATCCAGACCATGATTCGTATCGCCTCGCGGGTGCCCGATCATGGCCGGCTCACCCCTTGGCGCTTTATTTTGTACCGGGGAGAAGCGCGCGTTCAGATTGGTAAATATCTTGCCGCTCTTGCCGAAGAGCGCGAAGGCCCGCTGACAGAACAACGCCGCGACCAGGAACTCAAGCGCTTTGCCCGCGCGCCATTGGTGATTGGCGTGGTTTTCTCGCCGGTCGAGCATCATATTCCGGAATGGGAGCAGTTCTTGTCTTCGGGTGCTGCGGCGATGAAGCTCGTCCTTGCGGCCAACGCTCTTGGCTATGCCACCAACTGGATCAGCAACTGGTACGCGTCCGATGAAAAGGGCCGCGCACTGCTTGGTCTGGCGCCGCATGAGCGCGTCACCGGCTTCGTCCATATAGGTACTTGCGCCCAGAAGGTGCCGGAACGTCCGCGACCGGAGATCAAGGATATATTGACTGAATATTCGGGCCCGTGGGAAGGCTAG